TGACCGCCCACGCCAGTTCCGGCATGGTTCTCAGAAAGGCAACCGATGCGCGAACGCCGAAGCGTACGGCTGGGGGCGTCCAGGTATTGCCGGCGGCAAGAAACGCCAGCACGGCGGCTATACAGGTAGAAATCAGCGTTGAAGCCAGCGCCAGCTGCAGAGTTTCCCAGATCAGCGGTAGCTGAATGGGGAGGCGATAGCCCCAGTAGGCCAGCGAACCTTTGGTGTGGACGTCGGCCAGCAGAACCGGCAGGTGCAGCGTCGGCAGGGTTTCGAACATATAGTCGAAGAAGTTTGGCAGAGAGTGCCAGATGGTGGTCAGGCTAAATTCAGCGATATGACCGGCGGTAAGGTAGAGGCCTACCAGCAGCAGGGACCAAATCAGGGTGTCGCGCTTCTGGCGCATTCTGACCTGGTGATAGTAACGCTCAAAATCCGTATTCAACATCATCACTTATTATCCGGTTTGTTTCCGGTGACGGGTCGCCCCGTCCTGATAAAAAAGCACCCTGACAGGCCGCCGGGGTGCGATTTTTATGCGGCGTTGGGCAATTAGCGGGCGCTAACCAGCTCACGCTTCATATCGATGATCTGCTGGAAGTCAGCCACGGATGCCGGGCCGATGTGCTGGGTGCCGCCCATCGCCTTCACGAAGCAGCCGTGGTCTTCTTTATCCAGCTTCTTCACCGCATCCACCACTTTGGCCTTGAAGTCCGCCGGCAGCTTGTTGCTCACCAGGATCGGGCCGTTAGGGATCAGTGGGGAGGTCCAGATGATACGGATCTGCTTCATCAGGTCAGGGTGATCCATACGGATCAGGCGGTTAAATGCGCCGGCGGTATAGCCGTCGTTGTAGTCGCCGACCATCGAGGCCCAGGTCACCGCGCCGGCAAACTGGCCGTTCAGCACGCCCAGAATGTCCTGCTCGTGGCCGCCGGAGAAGGTGACGCTGGAGAAGAAGTTGTTGTATTTGTTGTCCGATGTGCCGCCGAGCTTCTGCTTGAACTCGTGGTTAGGGATCAGATAGCCAGAAGTGGAGTCCGGATCGGCGAAGCCGAAGGATTTACCTTTCAGATCTTCGATGGTTTTGTACGGGCTGTCGGCCTTAACGATCACCACGGAGTGGTAACCGCGAGATTGATCTTTATCGTCAACTGCGATGCCCACGATATCCACCGCTTTTGGATCGTTCATGTACACCGAAGCGTAGGAAGAGGGAGACATGCTCAGCACCAGGTCGACTTTACCGCCGATCAGGCCCTGAATAACGCCAGAGTAGTCAGAAGAGTTACGAAGTTTAGTGTCGACATTCAGCTCTTTATCCATGAACTGCTTCACACACTGGTTGTCACCAATTTGCTGGGTCGCATTCTGTCCGCCGAGGATCCCGAGGTTCAGTTCGCGCGGCTGGTCAGCAGCCATAGCGTGGCCTGCAATCACAAGGCCAGTAATCACTGCAGATAAACGTAATGCGCCAGTCAGTTGCTTTTTCATTATCATTGCCTGTGTTGTATCAATTGGAGA
This region of Cedecea lapagei genomic DNA includes:
- the phnE gene encoding phosphonate ABC transporter, permease protein PhnE: MMLNTDFERYYHQVRMRQKRDTLIWSLLLVGLYLTAGHIAEFSLTTIWHSLPNFFDYMFETLPTLHLPVLLADVHTKGSLAYWGYRLPIQLPLIWETLQLALASTLISTCIAAVLAFLAAGNTWTPPAVRFGVRASVAFLRTMPELAWAVMFVMAFGIGAIPGFLALALHTIGSLTKLFYEAIESASDKPVRGLVACGASPLQRVRFALWPQVKPIFLSYSFMRFEINFRSSTILGLVGAGGIGQELMTNIKLDRYDQVSITLLLIIVVVSILDVLSGRLRRWVLEGKK
- the phnD gene encoding phosphonate ABC transporter substrate-binding protein — protein: MKKQLTGALRLSAVITGLVIAGHAMAADQPRELNLGILGGQNATQQIGDNQCVKQFMDKELNVDTKLRNSSDYSGVIQGLIGGKVDLVLSMSPSSYASVYMNDPKAVDIVGIAVDDKDQSRGYHSVVIVKADSPYKTIEDLKGKSFGFADPDSTSGYLIPNHEFKQKLGGTSDNKYNNFFSSVTFSGGHEQDILGVLNGQFAGAVTWASMVGDYNDGYTAGAFNRLIRMDHPDLMKQIRIIWTSPLIPNGPILVSNKLPADFKAKVVDAVKKLDKEDHGCFVKAMGGTQHIGPASVADFQQIIDMKRELVSAR